A part of Entelurus aequoreus isolate RoL-2023_Sb linkage group LG03, RoL_Eaeq_v1.1, whole genome shotgun sequence genomic DNA contains:
- the LOC133645727 gene encoding uncharacterized protein LOC133645727 has translation MKTVFPHFHQYVNFATRGGSTLDMVFSNIKHAFKAAPRPHLGSSDHLSMMLIPAYKPLLIRKQATVKQVRTWPEGAMEALQNCFESTDWNMFKAAATNNHNTCVEEYAESVSAYIQKCIEDVSVIKNIPTRANEKPWMNSEVRAMLKARNKAFKSGDMVALKTARANLNRAIKVAKRAHSQKVQDFFENPTNTRRMWQGIQVITDY, from the coding sequence atgaaaactgtgttccctcatttccatcagtatgtgaattttgcaaccaggggtggaagcacgCTGGACATGGTGTTCAGCAATATTAAACATGCATTcaaagctgcaccacgcccccaccttggctcctcagaccatctatctatgatgctaattcctgcatacaagcccctgctgatcaggaagcaagctacagtgaagcaggtgaggacctggccagagggagcaatggaagCCTTACAAAACTGCTTCGAAAGCACAGACTGGAacatgttcaaggcagccgccaccAATAATCATAACAcctgtgtggaggagtatgcagagtctgtgtccgcatacattcagaagtgcatagaggatgtcagtgtgatcaagaacatccccacacgggccaacgagaaaccctggatgaacagtgaggtacgtgcaatgctgaaggctcggaacaaggcttttaagtctggcgacatggtagcattaaaaacagccagagctaacctgaaccgtgccattaaggttgcaaagcgtgctcacagtcagaaagtgcaggacttcttcgagaaccccacaaacactagacgaatgtggcagggcatacaggtcatcacggactattaa